The Erinaceus europaeus chromosome 17, mEriEur2.1, whole genome shotgun sequence nucleotide sequence gagttatcgATGGGCCTcattgcctacactacaaatctactgctcctggaggccatttccccccttttattgcctttgttgtttatcattatcattgttattgttgttggataggacagagagaaatcgagaaaggaggggaggtagagaggaggagagacctgcagacctgctttatcgcctgtgaagtgaccctccctgcaggtgggcagccagggctccaagccaggatccttactggggtccttgcacttcacaccatgtgttctaaacccgctgcactactgcccaggcccccttccttcttttttaatttttatgtttttattagtgatttaatattgatttacaaaattatgagacaacaggggtataattgtgcaccattcccaccaccagagctctgcatccccattccctccattggaaattgcagtggttcttccaaggcCACAGACATGGGGTGACtattataactatatatatttatgtatatttgtccactttttctgtggtcctgccttctcttcctttttttaattgatttttttcacttttatttatttgttgtttttatttcttttttatattttttcacttttatttatttatttatttgttgttttttatttcttttttatatttattccctttttgtggcccttgttgttttattgttgtagttatagttgcTGTTGATGTTACTGATGTTGATGTtgctggattggacagagaaatggagagaggaggggaagacagaggaagagagaaagatagacacctgctgacctgcttcacagcctgtgaagcgactcccttgcaggtggggagctggaggctctaaccaggatccttacggtccttacactggtccttgcactttgtgccacgcgtGCTTAAcatccgactccctatttatttatttcttaccagagcactgctcaactctggcttatggtggtgcaggggattgaatttaggactttggagcctcaggcatgaaagtctctttgcataaccattatgctatctacccctgccccttctcttcctttctaagtctcacACATACACTTACTGCTACTTCCACatacccttttttccccctcctctcctgggGCCTGATAGAATTGGAATTCAAAGCCCTTTGCTCATCTTTCCctcacatttcttcccctctgggaatatggaccagaattctttatggagtgcagaaggtgggatttctggcttctgtaattgcttcttcactaagACATGGGCActcgcaggtggatccatactgtttctgtctttccttagtggggtagtgctctagagagatgaggttctgggatacattggtgaggtcttctgcccaggaaagtcaggatggaatcctagttgcatctgcaacttggtagctgaatcgtctttctttctatcttaaaaaaaggtAGCttgagggctgggtagtggtgcaccttgttgaatgcacacattgcaaTACTTAGAAACCCTGAAGccaggggagggaagcttcataagcaagaAAGCAGTATTCAGGTATATGTCtctgtttcttgttttttctacacctttcctcttgattttcctgtctctatccaatataaataaaataaataaataaatttaaaaattgtgtCTGCACATGAGGAGCAGACTGGCGGCACAACCCCTTGAGCGCACGttaccatttgcaaagacctggttcccagctgcaagagagaagcttcatgagcagtgaagccgtgctgcatgCTGCAtctttctgcctcttcctctACATCTCCTCCTCTCATCtcaattctctctttcctatcaaataaaagtaaataaatacaaaagaaaaaaaaagtcaccagaagCAGGGCATTCagcatataggcactgagccctggcagtaaccccagtagcaaaaaaaaaaggggggggggcagcaggatAGGTGAAACCCTGACAATGGAAAGGGGCAAGGCAGGGGGAGATGAAACTTGAAGGCCAAATCCAGTGTAAAAAGTGAGCAtattaaattgttaaaaaaaagtggtctgggagatggagtagtagatagagcattggactctcaagcatggggtcctgagttcaatccccagcagcacacgtaccagagtgatgtctggttctttctttctcttctatctttctcatgaataaataaataaattcttttaaaaaaattggattaTTAGGGCTAATCTTCCCAACCTCTACTgtccaggaggaagcttcaggactgtgatgtctccctctctccctctgtttctcttgtGCTGTCAgtctctttctagctgaagaAAGTTGACTAAGAACAGTAAAGCCCcagcactgacaaaaaaaaagtggaattattagaatgattttaatatttgcaaaaaaaaaataataaggggggTTGGAGAACAAGATTATTTGGTTAACATCTTGTATGTTTACTCtatgttttttttccagagctctgttcagctctggtttatggtagtgtgatgcatggaacctgggactttggagcccctcGAATGAaagtttttgtataaccattatgctgtctccctgcctctgtggCTTTTATAGACATTCAGGATGTGGCTGTCTTCAAGAATGAGATGATCTGCTTGCATCTAAATGGGAGCGTGTCACATCTTTCCTTGTCCTCTGTGGAACGCTGTGTGGAGCGCTTGCTGAGGAGAGGCCTGTGGAAGCTGGCTGCTCACACCTGTTGTCTTTTCCAAAATTCTCTCATTGCCAGCAGAGTGAGTCAGAGTCTACATACTCATCTGGGGTGTTAACACTATCCTAGCTTGCTGCATTGTGCTATGAAACGGCTGGTATTTGCTAGTGGTTTTGTATAGCCTACCTGTAAAGCCACAGTAAATTCCAAAGGAAACATCACAACTCATGACTGGGTGGAAGGTAAGAAGAAGATATGCTCTCTGGTCTTAAGTTAATATGTATGTTCTCAAGAGCTCTGtctagctctggattatggtggtgtggtttatagaacctgggacttcagagtcctatggaagtctttttttaaaaaataatttatttattcatgagaaagataggagagagggaaagaaccagacatcactctggtacatgggttgccagggattgaactcaggacctcatggttgaaaatccagtgctttatccactgcactacctcccggaccatgcaTGGAAATCTTCTGTATAACCTTTATTTCCTCTCCTCACAACAAGTATATTTAAATTTCAGAATTTCTTATAAGAAGTATTACTGTGGAgctaggtggtgacgcacctggctgagcacatgttgcagtgcaccaaggacctgggtttgagcccccggtccccatctgcatggggaaagctttgcaagtggtgaagcagggctgcagatgtctctctgtctctcactttctctatcacctcccttccctctcgatttctggctgtctctatccaataaataaataaagattaagaattttttttaagattaaaaaaattttttttaaagtattattgtGTATGATGACTCCTGAATAAGTTCTTAAGTCTTAAGCAAAGTCTAAGCCTCAGTGGTttgctaaactttttttttttaattcctttttgttgcccttgctgtttttttattgttgtagtcatcattgatgtcattgttgttggataggacagagagaaacggagagagaaggggaagacagagagggggagagaaagatagacacctgcagacctgcttcaccgcttgtgaaacaactcccctgcaggtggggagctgggggcttgaaccgggatccttacaccggtccttgtgctttgcgccacctgcgcttaactcgctgcgctacagcccgactcccgctaaacttttttaaaggttttatgttCTAGGCTAGTCTTCTTTTAATATATTAACCATTTGGATGTAGACTTAGTTGCAGACAGTAAGATTTCCTATTGGTTTTCTGATTTCTTATAATTAGGCAAGAAAATCTTTGACTGTAGATAAACTGGAACATTTGAAATCTCAGCTGGACATCACAACCTGTagtgatcttgtttctcaactagAAGATTTGGTCTTAAAATTTGAACCTTTACATTCAGCTTGCAGCAGTAGAAGAAGCTCCATCTCCTCGCATGTaggtattttctcttttaaaaggaATTGACTGTACAGCAGGGTTTGGCTGTGAGAGCATGTTGCCTCTGGGGTCCCaagcctttccttccttttcatgtGACTGATTGTGGGGGACAGCATcaaggtgggtgggtgagggctTCCTTTCAGCTGTCGGACTGCCGTATGAGGCCTCCATTTAGGTGTGTTTTGGAGCTATGTTATGCTTTGTTTTTTCAAACTATATTTaatgtctttattcatttattgtatagagatagaaactaagatggaaggggaagataaagagagagagagagaaaggggagcacATTGTGGTGCaccggcttaagtgcacatagtataaaccATAAGGACCtgagcagctccccacctgcagggaagttgcttcacaagcaggtcttcaggtgtcttatctttctccctctctatcttcccctccactcttaatttctctatgtctattcaaaaaatcaataaatcaataaataaaagggccacaggagcagtgtatttgaagtgtaagcaccaagccccagcgataaccctggaggcaaaacaaataagaggtggggggagggagagagaggaaaaaggaaaggaagacacctgcagccctgcttcactgtgaagctccccctgcaggtggggactgggggcttgaacctggtccttgcacatgggaacaccacCATCAGGTCCCATTTATTCATTGTTTAACCATAGCTCTGTTCAGCCCTGACTTACGGTGAtaatgggggtgtgtgtggaggtggGTGGTAGCAGTTcagcttgggactttggagtctcagacatgaatgtcttttgcataatctttgtACTGTCTCCCTTGCCTAGCTTTACAGTTATGTGCTATTTGTAGCTGTACCTCCTAGAGTCTGTAGCATAAGTTAGTTTGATTTGAGCTGTTTTATGCCAATTTAAGTCTCAGCACAGCTGGGGATCATGTCAGTTACTTCCCATTTTCACGGCCAAGCTCTATGGAGACCAACTAGAGCAATGAAGCCTGATGCCGTTGGCACCCGAGAGTGACTCAGCTGCTGGATCTTGTTCCCTAGTTTGTTCTGTTGGTGAAacaccactgttgttgttgttgacttgcTACGTTACTGttggatttcttttaaaaagttattttgtgTTAGAAAAattgtgatttttgtttgttttcatttttaggaAAGTTTCAGCATCTTAGACTCTGGTATCTATCGTGTCATTAGTAGTAGACGAGGGAGTCAGTCCGACGAAGATTCTTGTTCCCTTCACAGCCAGACCCTGTCCGAAGATGAGAGGCTGAAGGAATTTTCCTCACAGCAAGATGAGGACCAGCTAGATCAGTGTTGCAGCTCCTATGGGAATGAAGGTGCCGAGCCTTATCGTTTGTTGGTTTCATTATATTCTTTTTGCTGATATTATCTTGCGCTTGTGTAGTTTTCTATAAGGTCTTAATAATTTTACCCTAGTCTTTCCATGCAGACCTGAGTATCTACTTGCCATTATAAAAGTAGGTTGATGTTTagttggttctttctcctattgtGTTTAGGGCAGTTGGAAAAGTCCCTGATTTTGAGCATGCATCAAAATCTTgggaaaaattaagaaagaaggtgACTAACCAAGAGTGGAGTGATTTTTATCCTGACTAACCAACTTATATCCATCAGGAAGGAAAAATTACTGCAGTTTGGAGGCCATTGCCTTACTTTTTGATGTTCAAGTATTCCTGTGACCGAACTGTCAAGAAGAGACTAATAGAGACTCTAAACTTTCCTTTTCACTTGTGGGGACTCAGGTTTAGTAGGAAAAGAAAGGCACATGCCTGAGTGCTTTCTGTGTGGCTCATTCCTGGCATCATGTGAACCGTGTTTTGCTTATTCATATCTGGGTCAGTTTTGGTTTTGATATTGAATTCTTCATTTCCTTTGGTTTAttcatttcagaatttctttaaaagattaaaaattccCCTATGATtagattttgtttcttttctcccgATTCCATTCATCAGACAATGTTTCTCATGTTCCAGTGACGTTTGAGACAGATAAGAATGAAACTTTTCTCCCCTTCGGCATTCCATTATCATTCCGTTCTCCATCTCCTCTTGTGTCTCTCCAGGCTGTCAAGGAAAGGTAAACTAATGAGTCTTGTCATTTAATCACATTTCTCAAATTGCTTCAGTTGTCAAATTGCGTGTTTTTGTGCTGAGAATGAAAAGACATTTTCATTGAGAAGAATGGAAGTCTTTAGCTTACCTCTTTTAAAACCTACAGAGTGAAAATATGAACTTCTTGTTTCTATCTTGGGACACTTGACTTCCCTCTTTGTTTGAGTAGGTCGATGTCCATGTTGTTAAAGGTTCAGTTGAACTCTCTCCACCTTGCCTTCCTCTGCAGAAAAATCATAAAtcagggggccatgtggtggtgcacctggttaagctcacgtattacagtgcacaaggagccaggttcaagcctctggtccctacctgcagggggaaagcttcatgagcggtgaagtaaagctgcaggtgtctctctgtctctctccctctcaatttccccctcccctctccatttctctctgtctctatctgataacaaattaaattaaaagaattataaatcaaagtaaatatatttccttcctcttccctctcttcctccctcccctctcctcccctcccttcccctcccctcccctttccttccttccttccttccttccttccttccttccttccttctttctttctttctttctttctttctttctttctttctttctttctttctttccttctttccccaccagagcaccactcaactctgacttaaggtggtgccAGAGACTGGATCTGGCCATTAGAGTCTCAGGCCTTAAAGTTAAAACatagccatgatgctatctccctgaccgaaacaaaaatttaaaagtctgtctttttcttacttttctaCATATCAATAGTCATTTCTTGAACTTCTCTGATTGGTCTTAGAATGGAGACTAGTTTTCCTAGCTATTTCATGGGACCAGGATTAACATTTGAATTTGAGATTGATTTTTGTGAGGCTAACAGCTGCTTATCTGATTTCTAGTAGGTGTAGGTTAATTGAGAAGAATATATTTCTGCTAGTCAGTTGCATACTTTTATGCAGGAATTCTATGTTGATTCTTTATTCATTGTTGGCCAAGTGATCACATGGCCTCCTTGGCCCAGTTGGAATGTAAAACCCTTTATTTAGCACTGAATCAAGGCAGTTCAGTAAATGAAGTGAATCTTTATTGTATTGTAAATCCTACATGGGCACTAAGTAAGCTGTGTAGTCGATTGGAAGAAGTTGTTATAAACAGAGTCTGTATATTTCCCGGGTTTCCTTCCCAGGACTAATGGCAAGATAGAGCACTCCACAATTTCTTCTTGGAggtaatgagattttttttttcatattatttttcttGCTATTTGACTTCTAGTGTTTCTAGCTTTGTGCGTAAAACTACTGAGAAGATTGGCACCCTTCATACAAGCCCTGATCTGAAAGTGAGACCTGAACCCCGGGGTGAGGAGCCACCATGCGAAGAAGATGAGATTTCAGTTTCTTGCCCAAGAGAGGAAACTACTGAGTGAGTCTGCAGAAGTCTGTAAATTATAGAGGAGTCACCTATCAGCATGAAAAAAGCCAGATGCTCTGTCCAGCTGGACAAGATACACAGATGACCCTGCCCATGTAGCCTGTGCATGTAACTTATGCAAACTGTGATCATCTCTGGAGACAGGAGATATCTCACCTGTTAGGGTGCCCATTTTATCAGGCATTAGTACCCAGACTTGAGCCCCTGCCACCACATGGCAGCAGGATGCAAAGGGGGAactcatgagcagtagagcagtgctgtggcatctctccttctctgtctctcaccctctattggGGGCACATAGGCTATGAGAGAGAGTgcacaggcatggagccccagcacagcccaggtggccaaaacaaaaacaaaactgaatatTTCAAAGTAGTATCAAAAAGCTATTGAGGGTTTTAGTTTGTCGACTCTGTCATTATTCCTCTTCACACCCTACCTCCTCTCCACATCTCTTGGGGTGTTAGACAGTAGATCCATATGTAGATTGAGAGTAAATGGCAAACCTCTGTTCTGGCTGTTTCCAACTAGAATTTGACTTGTGTAAGTCTCTGTTTTCTGGCCTGAACCACGGGATGTGTTTTTGTCATGTACCTTCTTGTTGGTGGCATAGTCCTTATGTTGTAGACTGGTGACAGAACTCTAGAGGTGAAGTATCTTGACCATTTGATTTCTCACTTCATCATTGTTCAAAGGATGTGAGCATTAGAGGCAGTCAAATCAAGTTCAGCTCCAAACATGAAATTGAGAGACCCACAGACCCAGTGTGTCTGGACAGTCAGATAAAATAAAAGATGTCCTCTGAATAACTTATTGAATCTATATGTTTATGATGGGGGGGTGCAGATATTGCTGTGGGCTTTAAGGTGAACCTTAATCTGACCTTAGCCCACCTATCTCAGCCTCATGTCTATCCATCTCTCTACACTATATGAATTCCAGTTCTCTCATAGAACTGAGTatgtagtcttttaaaaaaattttttatatttattttctcttttgttgccctttttttttattgtggtagttattgttgttattgatgttgtcattgttagataggacagagacaaatggagagaggaggggaagtcagaggggaagagaaagacacctgcagatctgtttcaccgcctgtgaagcgactcccctgcaggtggggagctgggggctcaaaccgggatccttaacacaggtccttgcacttcgctcatTAAGTGTGTAGTCTTGACACCTCACTACCTTTTTTCCTTCTAATGCTGTTCACagtagcccccaccccaccccaccccaccccacccctcttttCATAGTATAAACACTACCTCCCAGGAAAGCTTTGTTTGTTGCTTactcaggccttttttttttttcattcatagcAAAACATTTGCACTGCTGCTTtttatctttcctcttcttctttctcatatTCCAGCTAATTGTTTATGTGTCTTGAATAAAGCTTGCTCATCTTGagcccacagaatttttttttttctttctgtttctgacctgTCTCATCTGTTTGTCTTGTGCTATAACTACAACACCTGCCATTTGGAATGTTTGTCTGAGAAGACTCTGACCCTGTTCTTTTCATACTATTctagggaaaagaaggaagaaactaGTCAGCCTCCAGGAGAAGACAAGTTCCAGGAGCTCAGAATAGCAACAGAAGAAGCAATGTGAGTATTTGTGAACGGAAATGTTTTCTAGCGAAtggaaatgattaaaaaaaaaaaaaaaaaaaaaaaggaagaatgaaagaaaaaaagagagaaaggaaaaaaagaaaagaaagttattgGCTTGGTTtgtttatgaaaaagagagaaacagagcaagataccaaaaatcaaactcaggaccttatgcttgagtgaccaatgcttaatccagtgtgccactttttttttagtgatttaataatgattgacaagagtgTGGactaagaagagtacaattccattcagttcccaccaccagaattccatatcctctcccctccattggaaacttaccaattctctatccttctttttttaagattatcaGTAGTGACCCTAAGACAACATTGGACAGAAGTGTCTCATGTGGAATTAAAGTACATACATTAATTTCATACTTTTCTGTCTTTTATAGGACCAAACTTCAGGACCCACTGGTTTTATTTGAACCCAAGTTTTTGAGAATGGTTTTGCATGAATGGCTCTCACAATTAGAGAAAGCATTTGCCGACAAGGACTTCTCAGACGTTGCAGATACTGGCGACTTAGCCAAGAAGTCAAGCCAGGGGGCGCTATTGCTTGATGAgtcaaaaaagggagaaatagatgaagagaatgaagaagaaaagCAGGACTGTTTCGACGACAGAGACACTGTTGATCAAACAACATGTGAATTCATAAATTATCCGAGTGAGCCCTTGGAAAACCTTTTTCAAATACATCCTCCATGTATCATTGCAAACAGTCTTCAGAAAGACCTAACTGAATTAACGACACTGTGTTTGGAACTGAATGTCGTGGATTCTGAGATGAGAAACACAAGTGGGGATGTGAGCCCCACTTCACACCAGAGTTCGCCTGAAATTTTGGCGTGTCAGTTCCTAAAGAAGTACTTTTTCCTCCTGAACTTAAAAAGAGCCAAAGAGAGCATCAAGCTTACCTACCCCAACAGTCCTTGTGTTTGGGACACTTTTGTTGAAGGATTAAAAGGTAATAATCAGTTTGCTTTATTGAAGGTAAAAATTTgtaaagagaaaaacaacaacttggcatttttgttttgaaaagaaagatgaaagtagAAAATGGGCTGCGGCCATCCTCCGTTCTTTATCCACTCAATTTAATTGTTAATGTATCTTCAAAAATCCATTTAAATTTGGAACTGtactataaaaatttaattttttttttaatattgacattatttattgaatagagacagccagaaattgaagggaaagAAGGTcatagggagtgagacagagagatacctgcaaacattgcttccccactctcaagactttccccctacaagtagggactgggggcttgaaccctggtccttgaacattgtaacatgtgcactcaaccaggtgtgccaccacccagctctcagAACATTCCTCAGCGTAGATGATAATGCTGTTTAAAGTTTGAcgagacagaaacacagagagactgCTGTAAAATAGACTGAACTACTGTAATATCTTTTAATAACTCAATTATGATAAATGTTCATTTCTTGTTCATATATTCTAGACATGTCCAGGTCAATGAGTATAGCTACCTTTAATGTGGTACTCCAGGATTCTTACTAGTCCCCaaccccattttttcctttttagatttATCCTTCCTTTGTGAttgatattattattttgcttttttttttttttttttttttttttcaccaaagcactgctcagctctggcttatggtggtgcagaggattgaatctgggacttcggagcctcaagcatgagagtctgtttgcataaccattatgctatctacccctgcctgtgaCTGACATTATTACTGGTTTGCAATATCCAGGGGGAAGCTGTGCGAGGGGCAGAGTGTTTCGTTTTGTTTATACCAtagtactgcttaactctggcttagggATGTACCAGGGAATTAAACTTGACTCCTGCAgccatacttcaccactcaagatgctttccccctgcagatggggaccagggcgttgaacctgggtcctcgtgcactgtattgtgtgtgcttaaccaggtgcactacccccCCTGgccccaaaagatttttttttaatgagagagataggagaagaggagagaaagacaaccagggcatcactctggtacacactcTGCGAGGAACCAAAtgtaggacctcatgctcgaaagTTTGATGTTTTAGTCCCTGtggcacctcccagaccacccaatgGTATTCTTCTAGGCCACCTCTCCTTTGGTGAGAATTCTCATTCGATCATGTGACTTCACTTAATTGCAAAGGTCACTGGGAAATGTAACCTGTCCAAGTGTCTCGTGGGAGGAGGATGGATAAGGACAGTCTCTGCCTGAATACTGGTTTAGATCCAGCGGTCTGTGCTTCACACTGGACTGAACATCACACTGTTCGTTTATCGTCGTCTGGAAACTAATGGTCCTATCCTAGAGCTTGTACTTGTCCTTTCTACTGCCCAGTCTCATAATTTAaataggtgacttttttttctttttaattggtttATGGAAGATAAAGCCCAGAACATCATCACTCCGGCACATTCAGTttgagattgaactcagggcctcatgcttgagagcccagcactATCTACTGAACTACCCCCAAGCTGTGCTaattagaatttttatttaaaaaattactttacaTAGGGGATGGGTAAGAGCTTACCTGGTAGGGTAGGCTCTTTTCCCAAACAGTGAGCCTGCACACAAGGGGATGGGCAAGCTAATGATTGTTGAATGGATGTGTCCCGGAATTGAGTATTCACATCAATGAGATGAAAAGAAGAACgtgcttgggggccaggcagtggcgcacctggttaagtgcacacattgcagtgggcaaggttgcaggttcaagcccctggtccccatctgaagggggaaagcttcatgagcggtggagcagggctgcaggtgtctctctgtctctcttcctctctgtttccccctcccctctcaattcctctctgtctctatccaataataaataaagatgataataatcaAAAGAACATGCTTGCTTTTTCAGAAATGGCGAGTTTGAATCCTGTATATATGGAGATGGAAGGAGACCTGCCAACAAGGTTCAAGCTGTTCGTTGACTCGGTTCCTTCTGATAGTCCTCTGTTGGTTGCTTATGCTGCGCGGTAAGTCAGCTGATATGCtcattttttggtttttctttattttatttcctttggattCTACTTGTCCTATATGTTGTCTATATGGGTTTAaagcacatacttttttttttttttttctgtctttaaagTTTTATTACCTGTCAGgcagatatttttatttgtttgttttggggcaCCTTATCAGTacgcttatttttatttctaataagCGAATAATGTCCCCAAGTCGCATAGTCTCactgtttcatttttaaatgcAGGCTGCACGAGGAACCTGGGGGGCCGGCGCTCCGCTCTTTAATCGGGCTCTACCCGTCCATTCTGCCCTCCGATGTCCTGCAGCTTTGTCGCCAGCAGCCCGCTCACTTCTTGGCCTATCTAGACGGCCTGGTGAAATCAAGACCTGAAGATCAGCGGTGAGGAGGCAGGGGAGAGCGTagactccccctttttctttcctttataggatttctctctctctctgtctttataatcaGTTGCAACATTTTTGCTATGGGATGTCACGTGATTGAGGCACCTATTATAAAAGATGGGGTATTAGCATACATGTGACATTCATTCACAGTTCACAGCACATGTCATATCCtaggtttcttctctctccctctccctctccccccccccccagcccccctcttGGATTCTTTGAGCATCAGTGTCAAATTGAACTTCAGGCCTGAGGCTAAGACAAATAAGCTGCTTTACCGTCTCTGTGAATGGATTTGGTGCAGGTAACCCAGCTCTCCAAGGCAGATCTCATTTCCTATGCAGCCTCAGGTCTC carries:
- the HPS5 gene encoding BLOC-2 complex member HPS5 — translated: MTFVPVIPDSYSHVLAEFESLDPLLSALRLDSSRLKCTSIAVSRKWLALGTSGGGLNLIQKEGWKHRLFLSHKEGAISQVACCPHDDDYIAVATSQGLVVIWELNQERRGKPERIYVSSEHKGRKVTALCWDTAILRVFVGDHMGKVSAIKLNTSKQVKAAAAFVMFPVQTITTVDSSVVQLDYLDGRLLISSLTRSFLCDTEREKFWKIGNKERDGEYGACFLPGKCSAGQQPLIYCARPGSRMWEVNFDGEVISTHQFKKLLSLPPLPVITLRSEPQYDHAVGSSQSLSFPKLLHLSEHCVLTWTERGIYIFIPQNVQVLLWSEVRDIQDVAVFKNEMICLHLNGSVSHLSLSSVERCVERLLRRGLWKLAAHTCCLFQNSLIASRARKSLTVDKLEHLKSQLDITTCSDLVSQLEDLVLKFEPLHSACSSRRSSISSHESFSILDSGIYRVISSRRGSQSDEDSCSLHSQTLSEDERLKEFSSQQDEDQLDQCCSSYGNEDNVSHVPVTFETDKNETFLPFGIPLSFRSPSPLVSLQAVKESVSSFVRKTTEKIGTLHTSPDLKVRPEPRGEEPPCEEDEISVSCPREETTEEKKEETSQPPGEDKFQELRIATEEAMTKLQDPLVLFEPKFLRMVLHEWLSQLEKAFADKDFSDVADTGDLAKKSSQGALLLDESKKGEIDEENEEEKQDCFDDRDTVDQTTCEFINYPSEPLENLFQIHPPCIIANSLQKDLTELTTLCLELNVVDSEMRNTSGDVSPTSHQSSPEILACQFLKKYFFLLNLKRAKESIKLTYPNSPCVWDTFVEGLKEMASLNPVYMEMEGDLPTRFKLFVDSVPSDSPLLVAYAARLHEEPGGPALRSLIGLYPSILPSDVLQLCRQQPAHFLAYLDGLVKSRPEDQRPSFLESLLQPESLRLDWLLLAVSHDAPASTSTMDSEGNPRPHSHLFSWNYSQLILHLIKLPADFTTKEKMTDICRSHGFWPGYLTLCLELERRREAFTNIVYLNDMSLMEGDNGWIPETVEEWKLLLHLIQNKSTKPAPLKPPDGNFNDGPTPVSVENVALLLAKAMGPDRAWSLLQECGLTYELSERFTRTCDILRIAEKRQRALIQSMLEKCDRFLWSQQT